From the Lolium rigidum isolate FL_2022 chromosome 2, APGP_CSIRO_Lrig_0.1, whole genome shotgun sequence genome, one window contains:
- the LOC124686515 gene encoding uncharacterized protein LOC124686515 isoform X2 — translation MKVVKQFNAIQKSFISKHHLENLLKLPEHLMVPLHLQQWLLDYTSYGQRKFFQHKEKIIFFTKDIVDKVFGFPLGTKPFVMDSSDPDIIIEVEQLLAQYKQGRKTIPVKVLVSILLGANSEEVFIRSFILFFITTVLCPSTYNFVNPKYLYCLRDIDIPEVGNLDFGTLCLNHLWYEMDAWKDKIFMNTGDFNRLTWIGGCLPLLAVLYLDFLDFNDNAPPLIIVCLGCPSSEMKISPIS, via the exons ATGAAAGTTGTGAAACAATTTAATGCTATTCAGAAGTCCTTTATATCAAAGCATCATCTGGAAAATCTTCTGAAACTACCTGAACACTTGATGGTTCCTTTGCATCTTCAGCAGTGGCTACTCGACTATACATCATATGGTCAAAGGAAATTCTTTCAACACAAAGAGAAGATCATATTCTTCACGAAAGATATTGTTGACAAAGTGTTTGGTTTTCCATTGGGCACTAAGCCTTTTGTTATGGATAGCAGTGACCCTGATATTATCATAGAGGTGGAACAGCTGCTTGCTCAGTACAAGCAGGGGAGGAAGACCATTCCAGTGAAGGTTCTGGTGTCTATATTGCTTGGCGCTAACAGTGAGGaggttttcattaggagtttcatacTGTTCTTCATAACAACAGTTCTTTGTCCTTCGACCTATAATTTTGTCAACCCAAAGTATCTATACTGTTTGAGGGACATTGACATTCCAGAAGTTGGGAATCTTGACTTTGGAACTCTATGTTTGAACCACCTGTGGTATGAGATGGATGCATGGAAGGATAAAATATTCATGAACACAGGCGACTTCAACAGGCTTACATGGATTGGCGGTTGCCTTCCACTACTGGCT GTTCTATACTTGGATTTCCTCGATTTCAATGACAATGCCCCCCCATTGATTATAGTCTGCCTAGGATGTCCTTCATCGGAAATGAAGATTTCTCCTATCTCGTGA
- the LOC124686515 gene encoding uncharacterized protein LOC124686515 isoform X1 — protein MAAEVVNLPAIEPQCKATIQSRFSTLRFMKVVKQFNAIQKSFISKHHLENLLKLPEHLMVPLHLQQWLLDYTSYGQRKFFQHKEKIIFFTKDIVDKVFGFPLGTKPFVMDSSDPDIIIEVEQLLAQYKQGRKTIPVKVLVSILLGANSEEVFIRSFILFFITTVLCPSTYNFVNPKYLYCLRDIDIPEVGNLDFGTLCLNHLWYEMDAWKDKIFMNTGDFNRLTWIGGCLPLLAVLYLDFLDFNDNAPPLIIVCLGCPSSEMKISPIS, from the exons ATGGCAGCCGAAG TTGTTAATCTCCCAGCTATTGAACCTCAATGCAAGGCTACAATACAATCTAGGTTTTCAACACTTAGGTTCATGAAAGTTGTGAAACAATTTAATGCTATTCAGAAGTCCTTTATATCAAAGCATCATCTGGAAAATCTTCTGAAACTACCTGAACACTTGATGGTTCCTTTGCATCTTCAGCAGTGGCTACTCGACTATACATCATATGGTCAAAGGAAATTCTTTCAACACAAAGAGAAGATCATATTCTTCACGAAAGATATTGTTGACAAAGTGTTTGGTTTTCCATTGGGCACTAAGCCTTTTGTTATGGATAGCAGTGACCCTGATATTATCATAGAGGTGGAACAGCTGCTTGCTCAGTACAAGCAGGGGAGGAAGACCATTCCAGTGAAGGTTCTGGTGTCTATATTGCTTGGCGCTAACAGTGAGGaggttttcattaggagtttcatacTGTTCTTCATAACAACAGTTCTTTGTCCTTCGACCTATAATTTTGTCAACCCAAAGTATCTATACTGTTTGAGGGACATTGACATTCCAGAAGTTGGGAATCTTGACTTTGGAACTCTATGTTTGAACCACCTGTGGTATGAGATGGATGCATGGAAGGATAAAATATTCATGAACACAGGCGACTTCAACAGGCTTACATGGATTGGCGGTTGCCTTCCACTACTGGCT GTTCTATACTTGGATTTCCTCGATTTCAATGACAATGCCCCCCCATTGATTATAGTCTGCCTAGGATGTCCTTCATCGGAAATGAAGATTTCTCCTATCTCGTGA